One genomic window of Phragmitibacter flavus includes the following:
- a CDS encoding LamG-like jellyroll fold domain-containing protein: MKSVQYFVVLLAGWLVTPVHSSNPGAVVLDTPNLVAFWDFQEEGGKARVSKGGAQSYGLKEQRGKVDRVEGGLFGEFSAKIRRGQWLMVPRAELGELDIHGKEAQVTVVAWIKRGDKQAWQALAGVWDETRKKRQYCLFLYGTTATRADEMKRYPVKDRIHGHVSAVGGPTPGEKFCITYSSGATEIGFEDWYCVAMTYDGKASRVYVNGKLDTWEQRNPFAYEDGLFDGGDDGADFTVGAVHRGGEWGNFFDGKMAGVAVFNRALSAEELLQISEKTLQSIQKEK; encoded by the coding sequence ATGAAAAGCGTTCAATATTTTGTCGTGCTGCTGGCCGGTTGGCTGGTGACTCCAGTCCATTCAAGCAATCCAGGAGCTGTCGTGCTGGATACGCCCAATCTGGTGGCATTCTGGGATTTCCAGGAGGAGGGAGGCAAGGCGCGCGTGTCCAAAGGGGGGGCACAATCTTATGGGTTGAAGGAGCAAAGAGGAAAGGTGGATCGTGTGGAAGGCGGATTGTTTGGCGAGTTCTCTGCGAAGATCCGTCGTGGGCAATGGTTGATGGTGCCACGAGCAGAGCTTGGGGAGTTGGACATTCACGGCAAGGAGGCACAGGTGACCGTGGTTGCCTGGATCAAGCGCGGGGACAAGCAGGCATGGCAGGCGCTGGCAGGAGTCTGGGACGAGACACGAAAAAAGCGGCAGTATTGTCTGTTTTTGTATGGAACCACGGCGACCAGGGCGGATGAAATGAAACGATATCCAGTGAAGGACCGCATTCATGGGCATGTATCGGCGGTAGGCGGTCCAACCCCAGGAGAGAAGTTTTGTATTACTTACTCAAGTGGAGCTACGGAGATTGGTTTTGAAGACTGGTATTGCGTGGCGATGACTTACGATGGCAAAGCATCCAGGGTTTATGTGAATGGCAAATTGGACACATGGGAGCAGCGCAACCCGTTCGCATACGAGGACGGCCTGTTTGATGGAGGAGATGATGGAGCGGATTTTACCGTGGGCGCGGTGCACCGGGGTGGGGAGTGGGGAAATTTTTTTGATGGCAAGATGGCAGGCGTGGCAGTGTTTAACCGGGCATTGAGTGCGGAGGAGTTGCTGCAAATTTCCGAGAAAACCCTGCAATCGATTCAAAAAGAAAAATGA
- a CDS encoding GntR family transcriptional regulator has translation MSFANSLSSQAYQHIQRKLLSGAWNAGDVISEQSVAQEMGISRTPVREAIRHLEQEGVLEQVPRFGTRVKALDRRDLVELYELRDALEPYAVAQVAGKLEDEDVKTLGRLCDELKNVAKELRRKGHTKPDAEMMKRLMSADMAFHHLLIRAAGNGRLMKIVAEGRVLARIFSTSRQEHDLEVIEQTLRYHLEIVEAVVAGDGEAARRLMSQHIRASMGEALEHFDRQQALAQREAMSVGLPEAFTTELEVLDKTLRPPKTRT, from the coding sequence ATGTCGTTTGCCAATAGTCTCAGCTCCCAAGCTTACCAGCACATTCAGCGCAAGCTGTTGTCCGGGGCGTGGAATGCGGGTGACGTGATTTCCGAGCAAAGTGTGGCCCAAGAGATGGGCATCAGTCGAACGCCGGTGCGCGAGGCCATTCGTCATTTGGAACAGGAGGGGGTGTTGGAACAGGTGCCGCGATTCGGCACGCGGGTGAAGGCACTGGACCGGCGTGATCTGGTTGAGCTCTACGAACTGCGCGATGCGTTGGAACCGTATGCAGTGGCGCAGGTGGCCGGCAAGTTGGAAGATGAGGATGTCAAGACGTTGGGTCGTCTGTGCGATGAATTGAAGAATGTGGCGAAGGAGTTGCGACGAAAGGGCCATACGAAGCCGGATGCCGAAATGATGAAACGCTTGATGTCAGCGGACATGGCCTTTCACCATTTGTTGATTCGTGCCGCAGGCAACGGTCGTTTGATGAAGATCGTGGCCGAGGGGAGAGTGCTGGCTCGAATTTTTTCCACTTCAAGACAGGAGCATGATTTGGAGGTGATCGAACAAACGCTGCGCTATCACCTGGAGATTGTGGAAGCGGTGGTGGCCGGAGATGGCGAGGCGGCACGTCGATTGATGTCGCAACACATTCGGGCCAGCATGGGGGAGGCATTGGAGCATTTTGATCGTCAACAAGCCTTGGCTCAACGGGAGGCCATGTCGGTGGGGTTGCCGGAGGCGTTTACTACCGAGCTCGAGGTGCTGGACAAGACTTTAAGACCACCCAAAACACGAACTTAG
- a CDS encoding nuclear transport factor 2 family protein, which produces MKLNSFIYTAPLLSLICWFGLVTLHAESEPIVDELTSALLTADKERVDATLTADEARLNAILSDDLHYAHSSGVVDDKKVFVEALASKKSQYVTYAYRTQNFSYPAPGIALMTGQVDLKVKNAKGLNDMTLSYLAVWRLENGQWRFLAWQSCKLPGLEAKP; this is translated from the coding sequence ATGAAACTGAACTCATTTATTTACACCGCACCTCTGTTGAGTTTGATTTGTTGGTTTGGCTTGGTAACGCTGCATGCAGAGTCCGAACCGATTGTCGACGAATTAACCAGTGCTTTGCTGACAGCTGACAAGGAGAGAGTGGATGCGACGTTGACGGCTGATGAAGCTCGATTGAATGCGATCCTTTCTGACGATTTGCATTATGCCCATTCATCCGGCGTGGTGGACGACAAGAAAGTCTTTGTTGAAGCATTGGCATCCAAGAAGAGTCAATATGTAACCTATGCCTACAGGACGCAGAATTTTAGTTATCCCGCTCCAGGCATCGCATTGATGACGGGACAGGTGGATCTAAAAGTCAAGAATGCCAAGGGCCTTAATGACATGACATTGAGTTACCTTGCTGTTTGGAGGCTTGAGAATGGACAGTGGCGATTTTTAGCGTGGCAGTCATGCAAGTTGCCTGGGCTAGAAGCAAAGCCATAG
- a CDS encoding sialidase family protein: MKRIFLAVSLASLALTPVLKSIPDQPAILQSEFIYEPGLYPQIHASTIEETPHGLVAAWFGGTHEKNPDVGIWVSRLVDGKWTESVEVANGVQHRNADGTVHRHPTWNPVLFQPKEGPLMLFYKAGPNPDAWWGMLTTSADGGKNWSHPQRLPEGILGPIKNRPIQLANGDILCPTSNESAEKVTKWNVHFERTTDLGKTWEKIGPLHDGIAIQAIQPSILVLGGGKLLAIGRSRQDRVFEVQSNDNGKTWGEMGLGSLPNNNSGTDATTLKDGRHVIVYNHIGGTPGKWGGKRTPLNVAVSKDGKVWQAALVLEDEPGEYSYPTVIQTSDGMIHITYTWKRQKVKHVVVDPATLVGRDFVDGNWPTAN; the protein is encoded by the coding sequence ATGAAACGAATTTTTCTTGCCGTGAGTCTGGCATCGTTGGCATTAACTCCAGTGCTGAAATCGATCCCTGACCAACCTGCCATTCTCCAAAGTGAGTTCATCTACGAACCAGGCCTCTATCCGCAAATTCACGCGTCGACCATTGAGGAAACGCCCCATGGTTTAGTGGCGGCATGGTTTGGCGGGACGCATGAGAAGAATCCTGATGTGGGCATCTGGGTGTCCCGTCTGGTGGATGGCAAATGGACCGAGAGTGTGGAAGTGGCCAACGGGGTGCAGCATCGAAATGCAGATGGAACGGTGCACCGGCATCCGACCTGGAACCCGGTGTTGTTCCAACCAAAAGAAGGGCCATTGATGTTGTTCTACAAGGCCGGACCCAATCCGGATGCCTGGTGGGGCATGTTGACCACGTCGGCCGACGGTGGAAAGAATTGGTCGCATCCGCAACGTCTTCCAGAGGGCATTCTCGGACCGATTAAGAACCGTCCGATTCAACTAGCCAACGGAGATATTCTTTGCCCGACCAGCAATGAATCGGCCGAGAAGGTGACCAAATGGAATGTGCATTTCGAACGCACGACCGATTTGGGAAAGACTTGGGAGAAAATTGGTCCGCTGCACGATGGGATTGCCATACAGGCCATTCAGCCGAGCATTCTTGTTCTGGGCGGCGGGAAGTTGCTCGCCATCGGGCGCTCGCGTCAGGACCGGGTGTTCGAAGTCCAATCCAACGACAACGGCAAAACTTGGGGAGAAATGGGCTTGGGTTCATTGCCAAACAACAATTCCGGCACGGACGCGACCACCTTGAAGGATGGGCGGCATGTGATTGTCTACAATCACATTGGTGGAACTCCGGGCAAATGGGGCGGCAAACGGACTCCGCTCAATGTGGCGGTTTCCAAGGACGGCAAAGTCTGGCAGGCTGCATTGGTGCTGGAGGATGAGCCGGGTGAATACAGCTATCCCACAGTGATTCAAACATCAGACGGAATGATCCACATCACCTACACTTGGAAACGTCAGAAGGTGAAGCATGTGGTGGTCGATCCGGCAACATTGGTCGGACGAGATTTTGTGGATGGCAACTGGCCAACTGCAAACTGA
- a CDS encoding FG-GAP repeat domain-containing protein — translation MMKTRTLLASLLLLALGTHAESAELQRLKYNHPGLEVDLGVGLWAWPLPMDFDGDGDLDLVVNCPDKPYNGVYFFENVTGDTAKNAMPVFKPGRRISKGMQNVQVSYVDGKPVVMSPAMTYPDFLSTGIDKGQKIELPNNIHPNKVRANMWRMVDYDGDGNNDIIVGVGDWTEYGWDNAYDENGRWMNGPIRGYVYWLRNTASNEKPEYAKPVKVMSGDRPVEVFGWPSPNFIDFDGDGDLDLLCGEFVDGFTYFQNTGTRNKPKYALGKRLKAADGTYLTMDLQMITPTAIDWNKDGKVDLIVGDEDGRVAFVENTGEFKDGAPLFKEPVYFKQEADEVKFGALATPVGYDWDGDGDMDIICGNTAGHIAFIENLSSAKVESPKWAAPKLLEADGKVIRPMAGANGSIQGPCEAKWGYTTQSVADWDGDGLPDLMVNSILGKVHWYQNIGTRTEPKLAAAQSVEVEWDGEQPVLAYGWLRPEGKALLTQWRTTPVAVDWNKDGLVDLVMLDQQGYLAFFERFKDGKGTLKLKHPQRVFVADATVEGDPPTKYFQAAAGEPLWMNKKIAGGSGRRKLCAVDWDQDGQMDLLVNAANASFVRQTRSADGKWFFKDMGLVSPTNIEGHDVSPTVVDFNGDGVPDFLGGAEDGYLYYLRNPSAK, via the coding sequence ATGATGAAAACACGCACACTGCTTGCCTCACTGCTGCTCCTTGCTCTCGGCACCCACGCCGAAAGTGCCGAGTTGCAACGTCTCAAATACAACCATCCCGGTCTTGAAGTGGATCTTGGAGTGGGACTTTGGGCGTGGCCGTTGCCCATGGATTTTGATGGGGATGGTGACCTTGACCTGGTGGTGAATTGTCCCGACAAGCCTTACAATGGGGTGTATTTTTTTGAGAATGTCACTGGAGATACCGCGAAGAATGCAATGCCGGTGTTCAAGCCAGGCCGACGCATCAGCAAAGGCATGCAGAATGTTCAGGTGAGTTATGTCGATGGAAAACCCGTGGTGATGAGCCCGGCCATGACTTATCCCGATTTTCTGAGCACTGGCATTGATAAAGGCCAGAAGATAGAACTGCCGAACAACATCCACCCCAACAAGGTGCGGGCCAACATGTGGAGGATGGTGGACTATGATGGTGATGGAAACAACGATATCATTGTGGGAGTCGGCGACTGGACCGAGTATGGGTGGGACAATGCGTATGATGAGAATGGCCGTTGGATGAATGGTCCCATTCGAGGTTATGTTTATTGGCTTCGCAACACCGCCAGCAACGAGAAGCCTGAGTATGCAAAGCCCGTCAAGGTGATGTCCGGTGATCGTCCGGTGGAGGTGTTTGGATGGCCATCGCCCAATTTCATCGATTTTGATGGAGACGGAGATCTTGACCTTCTTTGCGGAGAGTTTGTTGATGGGTTTACTTACTTCCAGAATACCGGAACGCGGAACAAGCCGAAGTATGCCCTGGGCAAGCGACTCAAAGCTGCGGATGGGACTTATCTGACCATGGACTTGCAAATGATCACCCCAACCGCCATCGACTGGAACAAGGATGGCAAGGTGGACCTGATTGTCGGGGATGAGGATGGACGTGTAGCGTTTGTCGAGAACACGGGCGAGTTTAAGGATGGAGCGCCGCTGTTCAAGGAGCCGGTGTATTTCAAGCAGGAGGCCGACGAGGTGAAATTTGGGGCACTGGCAACGCCGGTGGGTTATGATTGGGATGGTGACGGGGACATGGACATCATTTGTGGCAACACCGCCGGGCATATCGCCTTCATCGAGAACTTGAGCAGTGCGAAAGTGGAATCACCGAAGTGGGCGGCACCCAAACTTCTTGAGGCGGATGGAAAAGTGATTCGCCCGATGGCGGGGGCAAATGGATCAATCCAGGGGCCGTGTGAAGCGAAGTGGGGATACACCACGCAGTCGGTGGCGGACTGGGATGGCGATGGATTACCCGATTTGATGGTCAACTCCATTCTGGGGAAAGTGCATTGGTATCAGAACATCGGCACCCGCACGGAACCGAAGCTGGCTGCAGCTCAGTCCGTTGAAGTGGAGTGGGATGGTGAGCAGCCCGTGCTGGCTTATGGCTGGTTGCGGCCGGAAGGAAAGGCGCTGCTAACTCAATGGCGCACCACGCCGGTTGCGGTGGATTGGAACAAGGACGGTCTGGTGGATTTGGTGATGCTCGACCAGCAAGGCTATCTCGCATTCTTTGAACGGTTCAAAGATGGGAAGGGGACTCTGAAGTTGAAACATCCGCAGAGGGTCTTCGTGGCAGACGCAACCGTGGAGGGGGATCCTCCCACCAAATACTTTCAGGCCGCAGCTGGCGAGCCACTTTGGATGAATAAGAAAATCGCAGGAGGCAGCGGTCGGCGCAAGCTGTGTGCAGTGGATTGGGATCAGGATGGCCAGATGGATTTGTTGGTGAATGCCGCCAACGCCAGCTTTGTTCGACAAACTCGCAGTGCCGATGGCAAGTGGTTCTTCAAGGACATGGGATTGGTTTCTCCGACCAATATTGAGGGGCACGATGTGAGTCCGACGGTGGTGGACTTTAATGGCGACGGAGTTCCAGACTTTCTTGGAGGAGCTGAAGATGGCTATCTTTATTATCTCCGTAACCCGAGCGCCAAATAA